The Candidatus Parvarchaeota archaeon genomic interval AACTTTGCAAGCGCGGCATCTTCCATGTTTGAAGTTGAAACCCCATCAATGTATATGGCGCCAGAAGTCGGGTTGTCAAGCAGGCCAAGCATGTGCAGAAGCGTTGACTTGCCTGAGCCGGAAGGCCCCATTATGCTTGCCCTCTCCCCGCTTTTTATGCTCATGCTCACCCCGCCAAGCGCACTGACGGTCGCATCGCCAAGCTCGTATTTCTTTGTTATGTTGTCAAGTACAAGCACGCCTTTCCCACCAGGCCTCATGGAATCAACTTTTCATAAGCCGGCTCTTTTCCAGCCCCAATCCTTGTCTTTGGAAGTTTGCCTAAGTGCCAAAATCGCAAAAAATAAATACTATTCCGTAAATACTAATACCATTGGACTTCAATCGCTCTTGGATTTCACATCCAAGGCACTACTATATTAACGCACTTGTATATAAAATGCATCAAAAGGTGGTTGGAAATGGCTGACACAAAAACAAAGGCGCTTATCAGCATTGGCAGGTTTCTGATTGGCGTGGTTGTAGGCGCCCTTATTTACTATCTTATGGACTCTACCGGAGCGTACGAACCCATTTACTCCATAGGCGCGGGGATTATTGTTCTTGTGATGGTCCTTATCCTTCTCTCCAAGCTCAAAGGCGGCGGAGATTAAATTTGGGGACTTTAAACTGAAGTCGGCGAATTCCCCTACTTACTCCTTTTTCTTTCTCTTTTTAGTTTTTTCCATCCAGGCAGCTTTTAGGCTTTTTCAAACATGGCAAGTATTCTTGCCGCCGTTTCCCTGGCTTTGCTGCCGCCCTCAATCAAAACCATCCCCTGGTTTGGCTGGCCGTAGAGAATGATGCTGCCTTTTTTAGAATAAACCATTGCAGGAAGCACTGCCAAATCCTCCTCGCCTGCAACCTCTATGAAAGACTCTTCTTTTTCAAATGCCTTTTCAAGTGCCCTGCAAAGCCCATCGCTAATGGTTCCAGCCTGGTTTTCAATATGAACAGGGCTTTTGCAGTATCCTGCAATTGCTTGCTTCTTGTGCGGCTCAACCTCTTTTCTCATGGTAAGGTTGTCATATAA includes:
- a CDS encoding ATP-binding cassette domain-containing protein, whose amino-acid sequence is MRPGGKGVLVLDNITKKYELGDATVSALGGVSMSIKSGERASIMGPSGSGKSTLLHMLGLLDNPTSGAIYIDGVSTSNMEDAALAK
- a CDS encoding DUF359 domain-containing protein, whose protein sequence is MVSCVYKITDKLREYLKQPLGRLLETSAALEVAKNHKGIICAVGDECIYNLLEAGARPQICLYDNLTMRKEVEPHKKQAIAGYCKSPVHIENQAGTISDGLCRALEKAFEKEESFIEVAGEEDLAVLPAMVYSKKGSIILYGQPNQGMVLIEGGSKARETAARILAMFEKA